Proteins encoded within one genomic window of Cucumis sativus cultivar 9930 chromosome 3, Cucumber_9930_V3, whole genome shotgun sequence:
- the LOC105434814 gene encoding uncharacterized protein At1g01500 has protein sequence MDFQERDSSMPISRTSNSYTNGLSLTHSAWFEVRLFYVRISPCVIASVPDHLNLRHLRREIGVSLEINGSQIPASDSASIALRRDRLNKESSEVTYVSTDSIRVTGGVEFEVYENEDLILCGSLERMDANWINGSVGLENNSKTGWTMECFMAASMCSGSSAFFQPKLGVSSPAIEVYIAGCCSGMPVILTQTIQVSPRRRNLRQAVLDAIPEDEEVGKEENGSNGLIRHQKVQMLESEVDDYDPDGKMGHGYYGDDMYTGEDGQLSWFNAGVRVGVGIGLGVCLGVGIGVGLLMRSYQTTTRHFRRRFM, from the exons ATGGACTTCCAAGAAAGAGATTCGTCCATGCCCATTTCCAGGACCTCGAATTCGTATACAAATGGCCTTTCCTTGACTCATTCTGCTTGGTTCGAGGTTCGCCTTTTCTATGTTCGAATTTCTCCCTGTGTGATTGCTAGCGTTCCTGACCATCTTAATCTGCGCCACCTTCGACGTGAAATTGGTGTTTCTCTTGAGATTAATGGCTCTCAAATTCCCGCCTCTGACTCCGCTTCTATTGCCCTTCGTCGTGATCGCCTCAATAAGGAATCCTCCGAGGTTACGTATGTTAGCACTGACAGCATTCGGGTTACGGGCGGTGTCGAGTTTGAGGTCTATGAGAATGAGGATTTGATTCTTTGTGGCTCTTTGGAACGAATGGACGCCAATTGGATTAATGGGAGCGTTGGATTGGAGAATAATTCGAAGACAGGTTGGACTATGGAATGTTTTATGGCTGCCTCCATGTGTTCGGGTTCCTCCGCCTTTTTCCAGCCTAAACTTGGGGTTTCCTCGCCTGCAATTGAGGTCTATATTGCTGGTTGTTGCTCTGGTATGCCAGTGATCTTGACGCAGACAATTCAGGTTAGTCCGAGACGGAGGAACTTGAGGCAAGCTGTCCTGGATGCAATTCCCGAGGATGAAGAAGTTGGAAAGGAGGAGAATGGAAGTAATGGATTGATTCGGCACCAGAAAGTGCAG ATGTTAGAGTCTGAAGTTGATGATTATGACCCAGATGGTAAAATGGGACATGGTTACTACGGTGATGATATGTACACTGGCGAAGATGGGCAGCTCTCGTGGTTTAATGCAGGTGTTAGAGTGGGTGTTGGTATTGGTCTTGGAGTGTGCCTTGGAGTTGGAATTGGGGTTGGGTTGCTCATGCGTTCATACCAAACCACAACAAGACACTTTAGACGACGGTTTATGTAA
- the LOC101218351 gene encoding C-terminal binding protein AN — MSRNLRSSAAMSHRNNPKPLPLVVTLNCIEDCSLEQDCLAGVAVVEHVPLSRLADGKIESATAVVLHSLAYLPRAAQRRLHPCHLILCLGSADRSVDSALAADLGLRLVHVDTSRAEEIADSVMALFLGLLRRTHLLSRHTLSASGWLGSIQPLCRGMRRCRGLVLGIVGRSSSARALATRSLAFKISVLYFDVNDGKGKVSKSTATFPSAARRMDTLNDLLAASDLISLHCALTNDTIQIINAECLQHIKPGAFLVNTGSSQLLDDCAVKQLLIDGTLAGCALDGAEGPQWMEAWVKEMPNVLILPHSADYSEEVWMEIREKCVSILQAFFVDGLIPENAISDEDEDEEVNEVKEQSDGRGVEGILQLAVVEQLTEDNHLSPESSQKKGLNLSPESSSQPQSSSLSQTTVTRSDGRRSRSGKKAKKRHTHQKSQQKDDSLVLEKESTSHREDDTAMSGTDQVLSSSSRFASPDESRNRKVPMESMQESTSDPSLKSKKKLGRKSISQLKDGYVVAIYARDRPAVHVSRQRVKGGGWFLDTMTDVTKRDPAAQFLVVFRNKDTIGLRSLSAGGKLLQINRRTEFVFASHSFDVWESWMLEGSLEECRLVNCRNPLALLDVRIEVLATVGDDGVTRWLD, encoded by the exons ATGAGCAGAAATCTCAGATCCTCCGCCGCAATGTCTCATCGGAATAACCCTAAACCCCTTCCTTTGGTTGTTACTCTCAACTGCATCGAAGATTGTTCGTTGGAACAGGATTGTTTGGCCGGCGTTGCTGTGGTGGAGCACGTTCCGCTTAGTCGTTTGGCTGACGGGAAAATCGAGTCGGCTACGGCTGTGGTTCTTCATTCGCTTGCGTACCTTCCGCGAGCTGCTCAGCGCCGGCTTCATCCTTGCCATCTTATCCTATGTCTTGGTTCTGCTGACCGCTCCGTTGATTCTGCTTTAGCCGCGGATCTCGGTCTCCGTCTGGTTCATGTTGATACTTCTCGAGCGGAGGAGATTGCCGACTCTGTCATGGCGCTTTTCCTTGGATTGCTTCGCCGCACTCATCTACTCTCTCGCCATACACTCTCGGCTTCGGGATGGCTCGGGTCTATCCAGCCTCTTTGCCGTGGCATGAGACGCTGTCGAGGATTGGTTTTGGGGATAGTTGGCAGATCTTCTTCGGCTCGGGCTTTGGCTACAAGGAGCTTAGCCTTCAAGATTAGCGTGCTTTATTTTGATGTCAATGAT GGAAAGGGAAAAGTGAGCAAGTCTACAGCAACATTCCCGTCTGCTGCTCGAAGAATGGATACTCTTAATGATTTGCTTGCTGCAAGTGATCTTATATCACTTCACTGTGCTCTGACAAACGATACAATCCAGATTATCAACGCTGAATGTCTGCAGCATATAAAGCCcg GAGCATTTCTTGTTAATACTGGTAGCAGCCAGTTATTGGATGATTGTGCTGTGAAACAACTTCTAATTGATGGAACCTTGGCTGGCTGTGCTCTGGATGGTGCTGAAGGGCCACAGTGGATGGAAGCATGG GTGAAGGAAATGCCAAATGTTTTGATACTTCCACATAGTGCAGATTATAGTGAAGAAGTTTGGATGGAGATCAGGGAGAAATGTGTCTCCATATTACAAGCCTTCTTTGTTGATGGGTTAATTCCTGAGAATGCCATCTCTGATGAGGATGAGGATGAAGAAGTCAATGAGGTAAAAGAACAATCTGATGGTCGTGGTGTAGAAGGTATCCTTCAGCTTGCTGTTGTGGAGCAGTTGACTGAGGATAACCACTTAAGTCCAGAGAGCTCCCAGAAGAAAGGGTTGAATCTTTCACCTGAGTCATCCAGTCAGCCCCAGAGTTCCAGTTTATCTCAAACCACTGTCACCCGGTCTGATGGAAGACGCAGTAGGTCCGGCAAGAAAGCCAAGAAAAGGCATACACATCAAAAATCTCAACAGAAAGATGATTCTCTCGTGCTAGAAAAGGAAAGTACCTCTCATCGAGAAGATGATACTGCTATGAGTGGCACAGATCAAGTTTTAAGTTCAAGCTCTCGATTTGCTTCCCCTGATGAATCGAGAAACAGGAAAGTTCCTATGGAGTCTATGCAAGAATCTACCTCAGACCCATCACttaaatccaaaaagaaattaggtAGGAAGTCTATTAGTCAGCTGAAAGATGGGTATGTTGTAGCCATATATGCTAGAGATCGTCCTGCAGTCCATGTATCCCGACAAAGAGTTAAAGGTGGCGGTTGGTTTCTTGATACCATGACTGATGTGACAAAAAGAGATCCTGCTGCACAGTTTCTGGTTGTTTTTAGAAACAAG GATACAATTGGTCTTCGATCTCTTTCTGCTGGTGGGAAGTTATTGCAG ATAAATCGTAGAACGGAGTTTGTATTTGCTAGCCACAGTTTTGATGTTTGGGAGAGTTGGATGCTTGAAGGGTCTCTGGAAGAATGTAGGCTGGTCAATTGTAGAAACCCATTG